AATTTATCCAAACTCTTTGTATAATAAGAGAAGAAAGAGAATAAGAGAGGAGCAACACTTATGCATCCATTTGTAAAAGCATTACAAGAGCATTTCACAGCTCATCAAAATCCTGAAAAAGCAGAACCTATGGCTCGTTATATGAAAAATCACTTCCTATTTCTAGGTATTCAAACACCGGAAAGACGCCAATTATTAAAAGACATCATTCAAATACATACTCTCCCAGATCAAAAAGACTTCCAAATTATCATACGTGAGCTTTGGGACTTACCAGAACGTGAATTCCAAGCGGCCGCACTTGATATTATGCAAAAATATAAAAAGCATATAAACGAAACTCATATCCCCTTCTTAGAAGAACTGATTGTCACAAAATCTTGGTGGGACTCTGTCGATAGCATCGTCCCTACATTTTTAGGCGATATCTTTTTAAAACATCCAGAATTAATTTCTGCCTATATTCCAAAATGGATTGCATCAGATAACATATGGTTACAACGTGCCGCTATTTTATTCCAACTAAAATATAAACAAAAGATGGATGAAGAACTTCTTTTCTGGATTATTGGACAACTACATTCTTCAAAAGAATTTTTCATTCAAAAAGCGATTGGCTGGGTCCTTCGTGAATATGCAAAAACAAATCCGGATGTAGTTTGGGAATACGTTCAAAACAATGAGCTCGCTCCATTAAGTAAGCGTGAAGCAATTAAGCATATTAAGCAAAATTACGGAATAAATAATGAAAAAATAGGCGAGACTCTATCATAGATAGACGCGTTCCTCTATTGAGATTTAAAAAAGAACGTGTTAGAATATGTTCATTATTATTAATATAAGTAGCGATGACGGACTTATAAGTACTTGCATAAAAAGCGATTCAGGGATAGTGAAAGCCTGAAGCCGCAAGGAAACGGCAGTCCCGAGCAATACATGATAAAGTGGATGCACCTTTTGTGTATCAACTAGGGTGGAACCGCGGGCAAACGCTCGTCCCTAGGCAAATAAGCCTTGGGATGAGCGTTTTTTTATGTTCTTTTTAGCATATACTGCTCGTTTCCAAAGTATCAGAGTATGTCATCGCCAATACGTTAACTTTCAAAAGGAGGATTTTCTTATGTATTCAATGGAACAAGTTGTAAACTTAGCGAAACATCGCGGTTTTGTTTTCCCTGGTTCTGAAATTTACGGTGGTCTTGCAAACACTTGGGATTACGGTCCACTTGGAATCGAATTAAAAAATAACGTTAAAAAAGCTTGGTGGAAAAAATTCATTCAAGAATCTCCACACAACGTTGGTTTAGACGCAGCTATTTTAATGAACCCTAAAACTTGGATCGCTTCTGGTCACGTTGGTAACTTCAACGATCCAATGATTGACTGTAAAAAATGTAAAGCTCGTCACCGTGCTGACAAATTAATTGAGGATGCTTTAGATGCAAAAGGCATCGAAATGGTTGTTGACGGTCTTACTTTCGACCAAATGGCTGACTTAATGAAAGAACATGAAGTAAAATGTCCTGATTGCGGTAGTGAAGAATTCACTGAAATCCGTCAGTTCAACTTAATGTTCAAAACATTCCAAGGTGTTACAGAGTCTAGCACAAACGAAATCTTCCTTCGTCCTGAAACAGCACAAGGTATTTTCGTAAACTTCAAAAACGTTCAACGCTCTATGCGTAAAAAGCTTCCATTTGGTATCGGCCAAATCGGTAAGAGTTTCCGTAACGAAATCACGCCTGGTAACTTCACATTCCGTACACGTGAATTCGAACAAATGGAACTTGAATTCTTCTGTAAGCCTGGTGAAGATTTAGAGTGGTTTGCATTCTGGCGTGAAACTTGTAAAAACTGGTTACTTTCACTTGGTATGTCTGAAGAGAGCATGCGTCTTCGTGACCACGGTGAAGAAGAATTATCTCACTACAGTAATGCAACAACTGACATTGAATTCAAATTCCCATTCGGTTGGGGCGAACTTTGGGGCGTTGCATCTCGTACAGACTTCGACTTAAAACGTCACATGGAACATTCAAACGAAGACTTTAACTATATTGATCCACAAACGAATGAGCGTTACGTGCCATACTGCATCGAGCCATCTTTAGGCGCAGACCGCGTAACATTAGCATTCTTATGTGATGCATATGAAGAAGAGCAATTAGAAAACGATTCTCGTACAGTTCTTCGTTTCCACCCTGCTTTAGCACCATACAAAGCAGCTATCTTACCCTTATCTAAGTAGCTATCTGAAGGTGCTTCTGAAGTATTCGCAGAATTAGCTAAAGACTTCATGGTAGACTTTGATGAAACTGGTTCTATCGGTAAACGTTCCCGTCGTCAAGACGAAATCGGTACACCATTCTGTATCACATACGACTTCGACTCAGTTGAAGACAAAGCTGTTACAGTACGTGACCGTGACACAATGGCCCAAGTTCGTATGCCAATTAGCGAACTAAAAGGTTTTT
This DNA window, taken from Bacillus cereus ATCC 14579, encodes the following:
- a CDS encoding DNA alkylation repair protein, which codes for MHPFVKALQEHFTAHQNPEKAEPMARYMKNHFLFLGIQTPERRQLLKDIIQIHTLPDQKDFQIIIRELWDLPEREFQAAALDIMQKYKKHINETHIPFLEELIVTKSWWDSVDSIVPTFLGDIFLKHPELISAYIPKWIASDNIWLQRAAILFQLKYKQKMDEELLFWIIGQLHSSKEFFIQKAIGWVLREYAKTNPDVVWEYVQNNELAPLSKREAIKHIKQNYGINNEKIGETLS